AAATTGGAAATGGTGACGAGGTGTTTACCATCGTAGCGTTGCAGTGAGGTGCTGGCAATCCAGATAAACCCTTTCCTGTCCTGCAGGATAGCGGAAACGTGGTTGCCGGAAAGTCCGTCTTCGATACAGAGATGCTGGAACGTATAGGCATTATGCTGCCCCTGTGCAAAAGCAGGCAGGTGTAATAAGAAGATTGCTGCAACAAAAATGAAAATCTTAGACAAACTGAATTCCCGATGTATGAACCTGGCTGGGTCCGGAACCGGAAACCGAATCCCGGGTTCCGGACCTTGGGCCGGTCATTAGATTATTTTACATTTAACTGGTATGCGGAAACTTTATTTCCAAAAAAGGTAGGGATGTAAACAATTCTCTTTTTGGCATCATATCCAATGTCTGCTGTTTGCAGTTTTTCAGCCTGAGTATCCAGCATTTTGGTAACTGTGCCGGATTTGGCATCCACATAAAATACTTGTCCTCCCCAGCACGAAACTACGAATTCCCCGCCTTTTACGTGTTCAATTCCATCCGTTCCCCCGGCAATTTTAGCCAGTTGGGTGAGTTTATTGTCTTTCCCGGCCCTGTAAAGTGCGCCATTATCCAATACCAGCAAGCCATCGGGCATATAGAGCAGGCCATTTGGGCCTCTCAGGCCGCTATTGGCACTGTCCAGCAGGAGGGTGGCTTTTCCGTTCTGATAAGTGTGAACCGTCTTCTTTTTAGAGTCTGAAACGTATACTACGCCATTGGGGGAAGCAGTTACATCGTTCAGGTTGAGGGCACCTTCAATGGATTCGCGTTTGGTGATGGCTCCTTTTGCAATGTCGATGATAACGAGCGTACCCATATCTGCTACAAAGAGCTGGTTGCCAACAACAGCCATGCCTTTAGGGGCGCTGAGGCCTTCTACCCAGTTGAGGGTAGTGATCTTTCCGTCCGGGGAAAGTTTCGAAATGGACCCCTTGCCATCATTAGCCCAGGGGGCACCATCAATATTGGTGACGTAAAGGGTGTTCCTTTTGGCATCAAAGTAAACAGATTCAGGTACTTTTAAAGTAGTGTCTGAGGTCCATTTTTTCTCTAAACTGGCCTGGGCGGATACACGCACGAAGGGAACTGCTGCCATGAGCAGGCAAAGGATAGTCGCTTTTGGTTTCATAACTGGTGAAAGATTAGGTATTAAATTTAATAAATCTTGGCTGGATGAAGAATTTTTGTACTTTGCCTATAATACAGTGAACGGATTTTTAAATTGCACGGCATCCACGTTAATCAACCGGGATTCAAATTATCGAGGATATAACATTGCGTTAATAATCGCGAAACAACATTTATATATTTTTGGGCATGACTAATGATGATCTGATCAGACGCAACTTCCGAAGCGTATGTGAAGCAGGGGATATGCAAGCCTATGACGAGTTATACAAATCACTCTACAGCAGGCTCATCCATTTCTCTGCTGCAGTGGTCGGCTCATTTCACCTGGCGGAAGAGATTGTTTCAGATGTGTTCATTATGGTCTGGCAGAAACGTTCCCAGCTTATTTCTGTAGAAAACCCCGTTGTTTATTTATATATCTGCACCCGTAACCTTTCTTATAATACCCTTCAGCAACAGCGCAAACATCAGTATGCCAGCCTTGAGAACCTGGATACGGATGCCATTGCCATGAGCCCCGACCAGGAACATAATATGATCTCCGCGGAAGTGGCCCAGAAAATAGAATCTGCCATCCGCAGCCTGCCTGCCCGTTGCCAGCTGATCTTCAGGCTGGTAAAACAGGACGGATTGAAATATAAAGAGGTAGGCGAATTATTGGAAATTTCCCCCAAAACCGTTGATGCACAGCTCACTATAGCCGTTAAAAAAGTAGCAGAGGCTATCCGCCTGGATATGTCTGCTGAGTTAGCCCAGTCCTATTTATTGCGTCAATAAATTTTTTTCTTTCTCTTTAGGGAACTTTTAACTTTTAAACTGTCCTTCTGATATGATGGATGATCAAATCTGGAACCTGCTTGCCAAAAAGGTGGCAAACGAGCTGCTCCCCGAGGAAGAAAAGGAGCTGGCGCGCTTGTTACAGCAGCATCCGGATGCTTCTTATACCAAAGAAATACTTACCCAGGGCTGGAAGGATAAGCAAAAGCCGCTTAGCTCCGGGGATACGGAGATAGCACTGGAGAAGCACAAACGCAGGCTGGAATCGGCTGTGGAGGTGGAAGAGATCCCTGTTTATTCCAACCGCCGTGGCAACATCCGCAGGATGACGGTACGCATAGCCGGAGTGGCAGCAGCCTTGCTGATGGCATTCTTTATGGGCCGTAAATGGTGGAGCCAGCCTAAAATGGATGAGAACCGCCAGCAACTGGTTACCCATAAAGGTTCCCGCTCCCAGGTAAAACTGCCGGACGGAACAACCGTATGGCTCAATGCAGGCAGTAAGCTGGATTATCCCAAACAATTCACAGGCAAACGCCGGGAAGTGATACTGGAAGGGGAGGCATTCTTTACGGTAACGAAAGATGCACAACGGCCCTTTATGGTACGCACAAAAACCTTCAGCATCCGTGTATTGGGAACTGAATTCAACGTAAGGGCCTATCCGCAGGAAGACAGTGCAGTCACCTCTTTGGTGACAGGTGTGGTGGAAGTAGTGCTGGATGAAAAAAAGAACCAGGTGGTCAGATTAAAACCAAATGAAAAATTATCCATCCCCACTATCCAGCTGATAGAAGAAGATTCTGTGGAACATGTGGAGCCCGTTGTGATCAGGCTGATCAAATCCCCGCTCACTGTAGTGAGGGATAGCGTGGTAACAGAAACGGCCTGGGTGGAGAACAAGCTGGCCTTTAAACGCATGCCGCTGGAAAAGGTGGCAGTGATGCTGGAACAGTGGTTTGGCGTGGAAATACGATTTAAGAACAGTAACAAAAGACAGGAATACCTAACAGGCGTATTCCAGGACGAGAGCCTGGAAGAAGTATTAAAAGCCCTTGAACTAACCGGGGGATCATTTCATTTTAAAACAGATAAAGAGGGAATTATCTGGATCGAATAAACAAGCAATAGACATATAATATTTGGCAATGAACCGAAATAAAAACGGGAAATGTTCGCACCATTTCCCGCTGAATATCGGTTAGTGACATTGCTATGCGTAAACATGTAACCAATTATCAATTAACCAACACTCAAAGGTATGAAAAAAAGTACAGTGGTGAGTTGGCTTCCACCTGGGCGAAGCCTCAAAAAACTGTTAATTTTTATGAAGCTCTCCGCGATTTTAATGTTTGTTGTATGTATGCAGGTGAGCGCCGAAGTGCGATCACAGTCTACTGTCTCAGTAAAACTATCCCGTACTAATCTTGAAAAGGCATTTTCACTTATTGAATTGCAGTCTGCTTACCGTTTTGTGTACAATAATGATAAGCTGCCCGGATGGCATAAAGTGAGCATCGATGCAACTGAATGGCCGATAAAAAAGGTACTGGAACAGATGCTGGCAAATACGGACCTTACCTTCCGCATGATGCCCAATAACCTCATTGTTATTGCGCCTGCGGCTACGGTTACAAAGGACCTGGTGGTAAAAGGGAAGATCGTAAGCCCTTCCGGCGAGTTGTTGCATATGGTGAGCGTACGGTTAAAGAATACCACTATTGGTGTGTTCACCAATGAGAAAGGAGAGTTTGAATTAAAGGTGCCTGAAGAAGGGATGCTGGTGTTTTCTTACGTGGGATATGTAACACAGGAACTGGCAGTGAATCCCAGTGCTACCATGAACGTTGTATTGGAACCATCTGCTAATTCTATGGAAGAAGTAGTAGTAGTGGGATATGGTGTACAACGGAAAATGAATACCACCGGTGCCGTTGACCAGGTAGCCGGTAAACAGCTGGCCGAACGCCCTATTGCCAATATCTTCCAGGGATTGCAGGGTGCAAGCCCCGGTTTGAATATTAACTACAGGGGAGGTGCGCCAGGTACCACACCCAGTATCAATATCCGTGGTGTGGGTTCTATCGTATCCGGTTCCAATACTACACCCCTGATCATCATTGATGGTATCACGGCTGCAACAGAAGATTTCCAACGTTTGAACCCTAATGATATTGGCAGTGTCACTATCCTGAGAGATGCAGCTTCCGCTGCTATCTATGGTGCGCGTGCTGCATTCGGTGTTGTGCTGATCACTACCAAACAAGGTACATCAGGTGGCAGGCAAAAGATCAGTTATAATAACTATTTCGCTTCCTCAAGGCCTACCGTACTGCCTGATCAGGTGACAGACCCTTATATTTTCTCCAGGGTACTGGAAACCGCTACAGACAATACGCCATGGGACTATGTGAACTACAATGATTATTATTACCAATGGGCAAAAGAACGTTCGGATAATCCTGCGGTAGAAGATATCCGTACGGATCCTAATGATCCTACCAAATGGATCTATATGGGCAACAATAACTGGAATGATTACTTCTTCAATAAATCCAGCAGTTCCTCTACCCATAGCATTACATTAAGCGGAAGTTCAGAAACAGGTAAAGGCAGGCCAATTGGTTATTATTTATCTGGTGATTATACGAAAGAGAATGGTTTGAACAGGTTGGCCAAAGATGATTGGAGCCGTTATGGATTGAGGGCGCGTGTGAACTTTATGCCTTTAAGCTGGCTGAAAGTGGACAATAACCTGAATATTTACCAGATCAAAGCAGACGCTCCGAGTAAGCCCATTACAGACCTCTATTACCTCATGCCTACACAGGTTGCCAAGAATCCTGATGGTACCTGGGCAAATAATGCTGCAGGAAGGTTAGCAGCTCAATTACAGGATGGCGGCCGCAATGTGCAAACAAGATTTGGTTTCCAGGATGTAGTGAGAGGCGTGGCTACTTTCCTGGATGGAGATCTGCAGCTTACCGCCAATGCCAGCTTTAAAAGGGAAATGTGGAAATACAATACAGATTCCAGGAAATACCGCATAGGGTTTGGCCCGAATGATGTGAGGGAGGAAGGTGGGGTTGGATCAATATCTGTCCGGAATGGTATAGTGAAGCATGATGTGTATGATCTCTATGCTAACTATAACAAAAAATTAGGGGTTAATCATCAGCTTGGATTACTGGTTGGTTTTAACCAGGAAGAAAACACCTGGTCTTCGGAGCAGGCTGCCAGGGATGGATTGATCACTTCTTCCCTGCCTTACCTAGGGCTGGCAACTGGTACACAAACCGTAGGTGCTGAATATACTTCATATGCAATACGCGGATATTTCGGGCGTTTGAATTATTCTTATAAAAACCGTTATATCCTGGAGTTGAATGGCCGTTATGATGGTTCATCCCGCTTCCTTCCTTCTAACCGCTGGGGATTCTTCCCTTCTGTTTCCGGCGCATGGATCGCAACGGAAGAACCTTTCATGCAAGCTTTGGGTAAATCACTTTCCACCCTGAAGTTCAGAGCTTCTTATGGTGCGCTGGGTAATCAGTGGACTTCAGATTTCCGCCGTGTTGCTACTATACCAATTGGCACATCCGGTTATCTGATCAATAATACTTTCCCATCTATTGCAACCGGAGCTGCACTGCTGCCGGTAGATCCGCAATCTTATACCTGGGAAAAAGTGAACACCTTTAACGTAGGTACAGACATCGGTTTCTTCAATGACAGGATACTGTTCGGGTTTGATGCCTACTCCCGTAAAACTTTAGGGATGCTCACCTTTGATGCAACTGCGCCGGCTGTAATGGGTGTGCAGCCACCTCCAACAAACTCTGCTGACCTGAACACTACAGGATGGGAACTGTCCGCAGGTTACCGCAATGAATTTATAGTGGCTAAAAAAACATTTACGTTCAGCACAAGATTTATCATTTCTGATTCCCGTACCAAAATCACCAGGTATAACCAGAATAAACTGGGCTCTTTGAATAATTACATTGCCGGCCGTTATACAGGTGAAATATGGGGGCTTGAGAGCAACGGTTATTTTAAGAACGCGGACGAGATCAAAGCGCTGGACCAATCTGCCATTGTGCCCTGGGGAGCTTTGGAAATAGTACCAGGCTGGCCTAAGTATGTAGATCAGAACAAAGATGGTAAGATCAATAAAGGAAATGGTACCATTAATGATCCGGGTGATTATAAAGTAATAGGCAATAACAGCACCCGTTACCGTTTTGGTTTTACCCTGGATATGCAGTGGAATGGTATTGATCTTAATGTATTCTTACAAGGCGTAGGTAAAAGAGATTTCTATCCAAGACACTATCTCTTCTGGGGGCCTTATCAACAACCTTATGCAGGTGTTTATCCCTGGAACCTTGATTTCTACAGAGGCGCATCTGAAACCGGCGTAGCCAGGGACAGGCATTCTGCTTCCTATATCGCCGCAGGCCTGGCAGATAAGAATACCGAGTCCTATTTCCCCGTACTGCAATCATGGATGGCAGATGCTAACTATAACGGTGGCGGACAGGGCGGACTGGATATTCCTCAAACCAAATACCTGTTGAATGGCGCATACCTGCGGATTAAGAATGTGACACTCGGTTACACTTTACCTGCAACACTCACAAAGAAATATAAAGTGAGCCGCTTAAGGATCTTTGCTACAGGGGAAAATCTCTTTGAGTTCTCTTCTATTAAGAAATACTACGATCCTGAGTCCATCGAAGATGGTTATGGCTGGGCTTATCCTTTCCAGCGTAAGTATGCCATGGGTATTAATCTTGATTTTTAAGATAAAACTATTATCAGTTGAAAAAGTTATTACATCTCCCGATATTCCTGGTTGCCGCCATTGTGCTGATGGGTACATCCTGTCAAAAAGGATTCCTGGAACGTTATCCGCAAACAGCCATTCCACCTGAATTATTCTTTAAATCAGAAGAAGACCTTAATCTGTATATCACCGGTCTGTTAACAATGAAAGACCGGGGTAGTTATATCAGTGATCAGGATACGGATGATAAAGCAACCACCGGTGCCATGGAAATAAAGACCATGATGAATGGTACGCCTACTTCTCAAAACGTTACAGCTGGCTGGGCCTGGGGGCGTTTGCGCAATATCAATTACTTCATGGATAATTATGCGAGAGCCAATGTGAACCAGGAAGTGAAAAATCATTATGCGGGCCTCGCAAGGTATTACAGGGCTATGTTTTATATGGACAAGGTGAAGCGTTTCTCCGATGTGCCCTGGTACTC
This DNA window, taken from Chitinophaga niabensis, encodes the following:
- a CDS encoding RNA polymerase sigma-70 factor; this encodes MTNDDLIRRNFRSVCEAGDMQAYDELYKSLYSRLIHFSAAVVGSFHLAEEIVSDVFIMVWQKRSQLISVENPVVYLYICTRNLSYNTLQQQRKHQYASLENLDTDAIAMSPDQEHNMISAEVAQKIESAIRSLPARCQLIFRLVKQDGLKYKEVGELLEISPKTVDAQLTIAVKKVAEAIRLDMSAELAQSYLLRQ
- a CDS encoding SusC/RagA family TonB-linked outer membrane protein, whose amino-acid sequence is MKLSAILMFVVCMQVSAEVRSQSTVSVKLSRTNLEKAFSLIELQSAYRFVYNNDKLPGWHKVSIDATEWPIKKVLEQMLANTDLTFRMMPNNLIVIAPAATVTKDLVVKGKIVSPSGELLHMVSVRLKNTTIGVFTNEKGEFELKVPEEGMLVFSYVGYVTQELAVNPSATMNVVLEPSANSMEEVVVVGYGVQRKMNTTGAVDQVAGKQLAERPIANIFQGLQGASPGLNINYRGGAPGTTPSINIRGVGSIVSGSNTTPLIIIDGITAATEDFQRLNPNDIGSVTILRDAASAAIYGARAAFGVVLITTKQGTSGGRQKISYNNYFASSRPTVLPDQVTDPYIFSRVLETATDNTPWDYVNYNDYYYQWAKERSDNPAVEDIRTDPNDPTKWIYMGNNNWNDYFFNKSSSSSTHSITLSGSSETGKGRPIGYYLSGDYTKENGLNRLAKDDWSRYGLRARVNFMPLSWLKVDNNLNIYQIKADAPSKPITDLYYLMPTQVAKNPDGTWANNAAGRLAAQLQDGGRNVQTRFGFQDVVRGVATFLDGDLQLTANASFKREMWKYNTDSRKYRIGFGPNDVREEGGVGSISVRNGIVKHDVYDLYANYNKKLGVNHQLGLLVGFNQEENTWSSEQAARDGLITSSLPYLGLATGTQTVGAEYTSYAIRGYFGRLNYSYKNRYILELNGRYDGSSRFLPSNRWGFFPSVSGAWIATEEPFMQALGKSLSTLKFRASYGALGNQWTSDFRRVATIPIGTSGYLINNTFPSIATGAALLPVDPQSYTWEKVNTFNVGTDIGFFNDRILFGFDAYSRKTLGMLTFDATAPAVMGVQPPPTNSADLNTTGWELSAGYRNEFIVAKKTFTFSTRFIISDSRTKITRYNQNKLGSLNNYIAGRYTGEIWGLESNGYFKNADEIKALDQSAIVPWGALEIVPGWPKYVDQNKDGKINKGNGTINDPGDYKVIGNNSTRYRFGFTLDMQWNGIDLNVFLQGVGKRDFYPRHYLFWGPYQQPYAGVYPWNLDFYRGASETGVARDRHSASYIAAGLADKNTESYFPVLQSWMADANYNGGGQGGLDIPQTKYLLNGAYLRIKNVTLGYTLPATLTKKYKVSRLRIFATGENLFEFSSIKKYYDPESIEDGYGWAYPFQRKYAMGINLDF
- a CDS encoding FecR family protein produces the protein MMDDQIWNLLAKKVANELLPEEEKELARLLQQHPDASYTKEILTQGWKDKQKPLSSGDTEIALEKHKRRLESAVEVEEIPVYSNRRGNIRRMTVRIAGVAAALLMAFFMGRKWWSQPKMDENRQQLVTHKGSRSQVKLPDGTTVWLNAGSKLDYPKQFTGKRREVILEGEAFFTVTKDAQRPFMVRTKTFSIRVLGTEFNVRAYPQEDSAVTSLVTGVVEVVLDEKKNQVVRLKPNEKLSIPTIQLIEEDSVEHVEPVVIRLIKSPLTVVRDSVVTETAWVENKLAFKRMPLEKVAVMLEQWFGVEIRFKNSNKRQEYLTGVFQDESLEEVLKALELTGGSFHFKTDKEGIIWIE
- a CDS encoding SMP-30/gluconolactonase/LRE family protein, with the translated sequence MKPKATILCLLMAAVPFVRVSAQASLEKKWTSDTTLKVPESVYFDAKRNTLYVTNIDGAPWANDGKGSISKLSPDGKITTLNWVEGLSAPKGMAVVGNQLFVADMGTLVIIDIAKGAITKRESIEGALNLNDVTASPNGVVYVSDSKKKTVHTYQNGKATLLLDSANSGLRGPNGLLYMPDGLLVLDNGALYRAGKDNKLTQLAKIAGGTDGIEHVKGGEFVVSCWGGQVFYVDAKSGTVTKMLDTQAEKLQTADIGYDAKKRIVYIPTFFGNKVSAYQLNVK